In Thermodesulfobacteriota bacterium, the sequence TTTAAAGCCTGGCTATTGGCAACAAGACCGCTTATCCCTGAAAAGAAAGAGCTAAGCATACTTTCACCTCCTACTGCTTTATTCTTTTTATTTTGTCAAGATACATTGAGCTTCCGTCAGCAAAAATTACTTTTACTTTTCCTTCCGGATCGATGTTAAGCTCCGAAATTACGCGATAAACTTTAATCTGGCATCCGATTAATTTGTTGCCTTTTCTTCCATAGGCACTCACAAATACAGGGTTTTCTCCCTCATGCCTATAGATTAGGGGCTCGCCTTTATATATAGAAACTTCCCTAATATCTCCTGTTGAAACATCGTGGAGTACAATGGTTACATAATCGTAATCTTCACTTGGAGTTACGAAAATTTCATCTCCCTTAGTCATAATTTGATTTTCCGATTCCACCTTTTTTCCTAAAATGGATGAGAGAGTTAAAGGGCTTAATTGATCTAAAGTACGTGTAAGGCTATGGATGGAGCTATTAATGTTTTGAAGTTGTTCGACCTGGGTGAGCTGGGCAAGTTGTGTTAAAAACTCGTCCGGTTTGAGTGGCTGAAGAGGATTTTGGTGTCTGAGCTGTGCTACGAGGATTTTTAAAAACTGTTGCCTGTCTACCAAGGCACGGGTCTGTCCGGACGCTACATCCCAGTTATTTTTCAAGTTTTCAATCTTCATATCTCCTCCTTTAACTTATCTCTAATATTTTCTCTAAGAAGAGCTCCATATCATGTGTTTCAATTCTTCTTCGTATTTTTTCTCTTCGCTCTTTCTTTGAGTTATCCTTGGCTTCATAGTTCACGTATATAGCAGTGGGCAAATTTTTCTCCTCAAGAGCCCGGACAATTTCGTATTTTCCTCCTTCAATGAGGCTAGCTATAAATTCACTTTGGGTTCGCACATGAACAAGTATTCTTGGACCTGCTTCCCGAAGGGTAAGTTTCATAGATTCCCCGTTTTCGAGTTCAAGATTTAAACTAATTTGGTTTCTTTTTTCTTCCAAATTGGAAGAATTAATTAGTTTTTCGATCATGGAATTCAACGAGACCTTACTTTCGGTTGAGTGCTTAGACTCTTTCGTGTCATTTAATGGCGGTCTATCACCATTTTTAGGAGAGACTTCTTCAAAAGCGTACTGAAATCTTGTTTTTTGCATCGAAAGGAAAGACTCTTTTGTCCTTTCGAGTTTTTCTTCTCCGTCCTGGCCCAAAAGCTCAAAATCCGTCTCGGTCGTGGAGACGTCGACTTCATGAGTAGACAAAAGTGAAAGTTTAGAAGTATTTTCTATTTCTTCCAGAAAAAAACCATTCCATTTCCCATTAAAGGTCGGTTTTACTGGAGATTCCTCAATTGACTGTGAGTGATTCCCCAAATTTTTCAGAGTTCTCTGACCCTCCGCATAAAAAAATCTGAGCATTTTATTGGTTACAAGCGGTTCTGTCAATGGCTCAGAAGTAATATGCGCCTTTTTTTCTTCATCACGTGGTGTTGGATAGGAATCCTTTAAAATAAAACTCCGTTTCTCCACTGGAAAATCGTTGAGCATATTTTCGCCTTTTTGCCCGAGTACTTTCGGTTGTTTTTTAGCTTCATCCAATTGAGATCCTTCGTCTGACGATTGGATTTGACCTTTTTCAAAAGAATAAATACTCGGTTCATCCGATTTTTTTGAGATCTTTACATCTTCTAACCGTAGAGATAAAGCAAAATGAAAAGGAGAGGAATGGAAAGAATTTTTGTCGGCCTTTCTGGCTATAAAAATGTGAGGGATTCCCAAAAAAGATTTAAACACCGCCTCCTTCATCTCCTGCGTCGAGGTAAAATTGAGCTCATGATCCATCTTTGTGCGGAAAAGATCTTTTACTTTTAGGTAATAATCTTTCTCTAACTGAGGCGGCATCTCAGTTTCTTTGGCGTTAATCGGTTGGTGTAAAGACTTAATAAATGGAGGAATATGACTCAAAACGGTCTCGTTCAGTTCCGAGGCAAAGATCCACTCTTTACTTTCACTTATGTTTTCATCGAAAAATATGGTTTTTAGATCATCCTCTCTTTGGTTCAAAGCTTCGTCTTTTTCATTCGCTTTATTTTGAATTGTAATTGGCGGTGTGTAAGATAGACCTGCTAAATAAGTGAAGTAATGAGACTCTTCTTGCTCCTTAAAGTTGTGGGTCTCAAACGGACTTCTATCATTCTTTTTTTCTTCTTTTACTTTCTCTGCAAGTGTTTTAAAAATAGCCTCGAAAATAGGTAATTCTTCTTTTTTGTCGGAATGAAAACGAATAAAGTCAAGAATTTCTTCAAAGCCCAGTTGGCACATAAAAAAGATTTTTGGTTCGAACAGTATATTGAGCTCCATTATCAAAGCTTAAAACAAAAGACGTGCCAAAATGAAATTGAGAGGGAATAACGAAGGAAACAGATCCTCAAATCAAAATGGCGGAAAATTGATTCTAGAAAAGGAAAAAATTTCCTCTTTTGCTAATCGGATGAAACTTTTGACCTTAAAGCTATTTCATCTATTCTTTTCTGGATTAACCTTAGTTCATGTTTCCTTTTATTTGAGATAGCTTTCTCTATCAGAATTTCCAGCTTTTTGCATTCCTTATGCAGAGAGACTAGCTCATCCTTCAACTTGGCAGCTTTTGTAGTGAGCTCATGCTTTTTCTGGAGAAGTAAATTTTCTCTCTCTCGGAGATATGAAAGGTAATCCTTTATAGCGTAGAAATCGCTTCCGGTGACAGGTCCGTAAAGAAGCCTTTGGTAGCTCTTTTCGTACTCATTTTTCGTTTGTTCTATGTCATTTTCGACAGATTTTAAAAGTTCTTCGATTTTTGTCAACTCGTTTTTCTTTTCTTCTCTCTTTTTCTCTACAATTTCAGCTAGCCGTTCAAGTCTTTTTATAAGCATCTTAGACAGCAAGTAAAATTTTCATGGCATTTATTGCATCCTCTAAGGTCACCTTTTCATCCACATCCTGTTTTAAGAAAAGCCTCACCTTTTCGATCATTGAAATCGCGTAGTCTATTTTCCGATTGGTGCCAGCGACGTAAGCCCCTATATTTATGAGGTCTTCAGCTCTCTCATACTCGGAAATTATCTCCACAATTCTCGAAGCATATTCCATCTGCTCTTTGGACACAACATCTCTCATCACTCTGCTTACACTTCGAAGTACATCCACAGCTGGATAAATGTTTGAGTCTGCCAGCTTTCTGGAAAGGACTATGTGACCGTCCAATATGGCCCTTGATGCGTCTGCAATGGGATCATCCAAATCGTCACCTTCCACGAGAACCGTATATATTGCGGTCATGGAGCCCCCGTTTTCCCCGTTTCCCGTCCTTTCCAAAAGCTTTGCAAGATGTGAAAAGACGCTTGGAGTATAACCCTTCGTTGTCGGCGGTTCACCGATCGCTAACCCGACTTCCCTCTGGGCCATTGCGAACCGCGTAAGAGAATCCATCATAAAAAGTACATCATAACCCTTGTCTCTAAAATACTCAGCTATGGCAACAGCAAGGTATGCTCCTCTAACTCTGATAAGGGGAGCTTCATCAGAGGTAGCCACGACGACCACAGAACGCTCAAGTCCATGGCCAAGATCTCTCTCTATGAATTCTTTAACCTCCCTTCCCCTTTCGCCGATAAGCGCAATGACATTCACGTCAGCGCTTGTGTGTTTTGCAATCATTCCTAAAAGAACGCTCTTTCCAACTCCAGAGCCAGCAAAGATTCCAATCCTCTGGCCCTTGCCGCATGTTAGTAGACCGTTTATTGAGCGGACACCAACATCTAGGGGCTCGGT encodes:
- a CDS encoding flagellar FliJ family protein — its product is MLIKRLERLAEIVEKKREEKKNELTKIEELLKSVENDIEQTKNEYEKSYQRLLYGPVTGSDFYAIKDYLSYLRERENLLLQKKHELTTKAAKLKDELVSLHKECKKLEILIEKAISNKRKHELRLIQKRIDEIALRSKVSSD
- a CDS encoding FliI/YscN family ATPase — its product is MELGKIKEILSTCYPYKIYGKVEQVVGLVIEGRGPISSIGDSAQIFPFGEAEPIEAEVVGFKDGKTLLMPLGDIRGIGIGSKIMTGKQSAFYYAGETLLGRVIDGLGNPLDGKGEIRGKEPVLIYRRTVNPMRKKMITEPLDVGVRSINGLLTCGKGQRIGIFAGSGVGKSVLLGMIAKHTSADVNVIALIGERGREVKEFIERDLGHGLERSVVVVATSDEAPLIRVRGAYLAVAIAEYFRDKGYDVLFMMDSLTRFAMAQREVGLAIGEPPTTKGYTPSVFSHLAKLLERTGNGENGGSMTAIYTVLVEGDDLDDPIADASRAILDGHIVLSRKLADSNIYPAVDVLRSVSRVMRDVVSKEQMEYASRIVEIISEYERAEDLINIGAYVAGTNRKIDYAISMIEKVRLFLKQDVDEKVTLEDAINAMKILLAV